One region of Pieris rapae chromosome Z, ilPieRapa1.1, whole genome shotgun sequence genomic DNA includes:
- the LOC110998161 gene encoding paramyosin, long form isoform X1: MSAMAKTSKYTYRSSGGGTTDVNIEYSADLSALSRLEDKIRLIQDDLESERELRQRIEREKADLSVQVIQLSERLEEAEGGAESQFEINRKRDTELTKLRKLLEDVHLESEETAHLLKKKHQEIVVDFQEQIDKLTHSKSRVEKEKSKFQAEVYELLAQVENITKEKITISKTCERLEITVSELHVRIEELNRTIVDITSHKQRLSQENVELVKEVQDLKVNIENVLYLKSQVISQLEDARRKLEDDERRRSILEANLHQVEIDLESVRVQLEEESEARLDLERQLVKASGEVQHWRSKFEAEAAARAEEIEEIRRKYSIRIQEQEEQIETLIAKISSVEKQKSRLQSEVEVLIIDLEKANGTARELQKRTDQLERVNIEIKSRLEETVQLYEQSQRDLRNKQTEIQRISHELDKTREQKDSLGRENKKLGDELHDARSTVTELTRRLHELEIELRRLENEREELTAAYKEAEAGRKAEEQRAQRLASDLGQFRHEAERRLQEKDEEIESIRKQTSIEIEQLNARVVEAETKLKTEVIRIKKKLQIQITELELSLDVANKTNIDLQKTIKKQSLQLTEIQTHYDEIQRQLQVTLDQYGVAQRRIQSLTGEVEEIRGNYEQALRAKRTVEQSFEEAQTRINELTVINVNLSSSRAKIEQELAVVAADYDEITKELRIADERYQRVQTELKHTVEHLHEEQERIVKIETIKKSLEIEVKNISVRLEEVEANAIVGGKRIISKLEARLKDMELELDEEKRRHAETIKILRKKERQVKEIMIQCEEDQKNITLLQDSLEKCTQKVNIYKRQLTEQEGMSQQSVTRVRRFQRELEAAEDRADTAESNLSLIRAKHRTFVTTSTVPGSQVYLVQESRALSTE, translated from the exons ATGTCCGCCATGGCGAAGACTTCCAAGTATACCTACCGCAGCAGCGGCGGCGGCACCACCGACGTTAACATCGAGTATAGCGCCGACCTGAGTGCTCTCTCCAGGCTGGAG GACAAGATACGTCTCATCCAAGATGACCTGGAATCCGAAAGGGAGCTACGTCAGAGG ATTGAAAGAGAGAAGGCGGACTTAAGTGTGCAAGTTATCCAGCTCTCGGAGAGGCTAGAGGAGGCTGAAGGTGGAGCTGAGAGTCAG tTCGAGATCAACAGAAAACGAGACACGGAGCTAACCAAGCTTCGTAAGCTTTTAGAAGATGTTCATCTCGAATCTGAGGAAACTGCCCATTTACTCAAGAAGAAGCACCAGGAAATCGTTGTCGACTTCCAGGAACAGATTGACAAACTTACACACAGCAAAAGCAG GGTCGAGAAAGAGAAGTCTAAGTTCCAGGCTGAAGTATACGAGCTGTTGGCCCAAGTGGAGAACATAACCAAGGAAAAGATCACAATCTCTAAGACATGTGAAAGGCTGGAAATTACCGTCAGCGAACTTCACGTAAGAATTGAAGAACTTAACCGCACCATTGTCGACATTACGTCGCACAAGCAGCGCCTGTCTCAGGAGAACGTTGAGCTCGTCAAGGAAGTTCAAGACCTTAAg GTGAACATCGAAAACGTACTGTACCTTAAGAGCCAGGTTATCAGCCAGCTTGAGGACGCCCGTCGCAAGCTCGAAGATGATGAGAGAAGGCGCTCTATCCTTGAAGCCAACCTTCACCAA gtTGAAATCGACTTGGAATCCGTCCGCGTCCAACTGGAGGAGGAATCTGAGGCTCGTTTGGACCTTGAACGTCAGCTTGTGAAGGCCAGTGGCGAAGTACAGCACTGGAGATCTAAGTTTGAGGCCGAGGCCGCTGCCAGAGCCGAAGAGATTGAAGAGATCCGTCGCAAGTACTCCATCCGCATCCAAGAGCAAGAAGAACAAATCGAAACTCTCATTGCCAAGATCAGCAGCGTTGAGAAGCAGAAATCTCGTCTTCAGAGTGAG GTTGAAGTGCTCATCATCGACTTGGAGAAGGCCAACGGAACTGCCCGGGAGTTACAAAAGAGAACTGACCAACTGGAGCGTGTGAATATCGAAATCAAGTCCAGGCTAGAAGAGACTGTACAGTTGTACGAACAGAGCCAGCGAGACCTCCGCAACAAGCAGACTGAGATTCAACGCATCAGCCACGAGCTCGACAAGACCCGCGAACAGAAAGATTCTCTTGGTCGCGAAAACAAGAAGCTGGGTG ATGAATTGCACGACGCCCGCTCCACTGTTACGGAGTTGACCCGCCGTCTTCACGAGCTCGAGATCGAGCTGCGCCGTCTTGAGAACGAGCGAGAGGAACTCACCGCTGCATACAAGGAAGCTGAGGCT GGCCGTAAAGCTGAAGAACAGCGGGCCCAAAGGTTGGCCTCTGATCTTGGCCAATTCCGCCATGAGGCTGAGCGCCGCCTCCAGGAGAAGGATGAGGAAATCGAATCCATTCG CAAGCAGACCAGCATTGAGATTGAACAGCTGAACGCTCGTGTCGTTGAAGCGGAAACCAAGCTGAAGACCGAGGTCATCCGTATCAAGAAGAAGCTGCAGATCCAGATCACTGAACTAGAACTGTCTCTAGATGTTGCCAACAAGACCAACATTGATCTGCAGAAGACCATCAAGAAACAATCTCTGCAG CTGACTGAGATCCAAACCCACTATGACGAGATTCAAAGGCAGTTGCAAGTCACTCTTGACCAATACGGTGTTGCCCAACGTAGAATCCAATCTCTTACTGGTGAGGTCGAAGAAATTCGTGGCAATTACGAACAG GCCCTTCGTGCTAAGCGCACAGTAGAACAATCCTTTGAAGAAGCCCAGACACGCATCAACGAATTGACTGTCATCAACGTCAACCTGTCTAGCAGCAGAGCCAAGATTGAGCAAGAATTGGCCGTTGTTGCCGCTGACTACGATGAAATTACCAAGGAGTTGCGCATAGCTGATGAGCGTTACCAGCGTGTGCAG accGAGCTGAAGCACACCGTTGAGCACTTGCACGAAGAGCAAGAGAGAATCGTTAAGATCGAGACTATCAAGAAGTCTCTTGAAATTGAAGTCAAG aacatTTCCGTTCGCTTGGAAGAAGTTGAAGCTAACGCCATTGTCGGTGGCAAGCGTATCATCAGCAAGCTGGAGGCTCGCCTTAAGGATATGGAACTTGAACTGGACGAGGAGAAGAGGAGACACGCCGAGACTATCAAGATTCTGCGCAAGAAGGAACGTCAAGTCAAGGAGATCATGATTCAATGTGAAGAAGACCAGAAGAACATCACTCTTCTTCAAGACTCTCTGGAGAAATGCACCCAGAAGGTCAACATCTACAAGAGACAGTTGACTGAACAG GAGGGTATGTCTCAACAGAGTGTCACAAGGGTCCGACGATTCCAGCGTGAGCTTGAAGCTGCTGAAGACCGCGCCGACACTGCTGAGAGCAACCTCTCTCTCATCCGCGCTAAGCACCGCACCTTTGTTACCACCTCCACCGTACCTGGATCACAAGTTTACTTAGTGCAAGAGTCGCGCGCACTCAGCACAGAGTGA
- the LOC110998161 gene encoding paramyosin, short form isoform X2 yields the protein MPPVKVDYKWTKPPTAIYEDNYGYGINFYQPMIDYINAKEQGESVKPPHLPWNNERGLEKYRFDKPVKTYSEHDLRKISQDVAAKAKRDLNSGSVGKRSPFSVIATAAAANITKHVESESITLKTKKKKEYRENIEVERKIKSLNESKRQLANLNSKTDIEADLKSKAKIYRGKSANAIAKTLLDESMQNVNTVMKKNLKDKNITNNSEWGESKAFVLKRPQALDLMENLSADFKIKSIKTYNDISPKVCVVQLETEIPSINYEYVEKLNELKETIKQFDKLDLLAHSSKQTSIEIEQLNARVVEAETKLKTEVIRIKKKLQIQITELELSLDVANKTNIDLQKTIKKQSLQLTEIQTHYDEIQRQLQVTLDQYGVAQRRIQSLTGEVEEIRGNYEQALRAKRTVEQSFEEAQTRINELTVINVNLSSSRAKIEQELAVVAADYDEITKELRIADERYQRVQTELKHTVEHLHEEQERIVKIETIKKSLEIEVKNISVRLEEVEANAIVGGKRIISKLEARLKDMELELDEEKRRHAETIKILRKKERQVKEIMIQCEEDQKNITLLQDSLEKCTQKVNIYKRQLTEQEGMSQQSVTRVRRFQRELEAAEDRADTAESNLSLIRAKHRTFVTTSTVPGSQVYLVQESRALSTE from the exons ATGCCGCCAGTCAAAGTGGATTATAAATGGACGAAACCTCCGACTGCAATATATGAAGATAATTATGGATACGGGATAAATTTCTACCAACCTATGATTGACTACATTAATGCAAAAGAGCAAGGGGAATCCGTCAAGCCACCACACTTGCCCTGGAATAATGAAAGAGGACTGGAAAAATATAGGTTTGACAAACCTGTGAAAACATATTCTGAACAcgatttaagaaaaatatcccAGGACGTAGCAGCAAAAGCCAAAAGAGATCTCAACTCAGGAAGTGTTGGAAAACGATCACCATTTTCAGTTATTGCAACAGCAGCTGCAgctaatataacaaaacacgTTGAATCTGAaagtataacattaaaaactaaaaagaaaaaggAATATAGAGAAAATATAGAAGTTGAAAGGAAAATTAAATCGCTGAATGAATCTAAAAGACAGCTAGCTAATCTGAACTCTAAAACTGACATTGAAGCGGATCTTAAATCAAAGGCTAAAATATACAGGGGCAAATCTGCTAATGCTATTGCAAAAACTTTACTTGATGAAAGTATGCAAAATGTAAACACAGTGatgaaaaaaaacctaaaggACAAGAACATCACGAATAACAGCGAATGGGGAGAATCAAAAGCTTTTGTGTTAAAACGTCCTCAAGCTTTAGATTTAATGGAAAACTTAAGTGCggattttaagataaaatctatcaaaacatataatgaTATATCTCCCAAAGTGTGTGTTGTCCAACTCGAAACTGAAATTCCGAGTATTAATTACGAATATGTCGaaaaattaaacgaattaaaagaaactataaaacaatttgataaaCTAGACCTTTTAGCTCATAGCAG CAAGCAGACCAGCATTGAGATTGAACAGCTGAACGCTCGTGTCGTTGAAGCGGAAACCAAGCTGAAGACCGAGGTCATCCGTATCAAGAAGAAGCTGCAGATCCAGATCACTGAACTAGAACTGTCTCTAGATGTTGCCAACAAGACCAACATTGATCTGCAGAAGACCATCAAGAAACAATCTCTGCAG CTGACTGAGATCCAAACCCACTATGACGAGATTCAAAGGCAGTTGCAAGTCACTCTTGACCAATACGGTGTTGCCCAACGTAGAATCCAATCTCTTACTGGTGAGGTCGAAGAAATTCGTGGCAATTACGAACAG GCCCTTCGTGCTAAGCGCACAGTAGAACAATCCTTTGAAGAAGCCCAGACACGCATCAACGAATTGACTGTCATCAACGTCAACCTGTCTAGCAGCAGAGCCAAGATTGAGCAAGAATTGGCCGTTGTTGCCGCTGACTACGATGAAATTACCAAGGAGTTGCGCATAGCTGATGAGCGTTACCAGCGTGTGCAG accGAGCTGAAGCACACCGTTGAGCACTTGCACGAAGAGCAAGAGAGAATCGTTAAGATCGAGACTATCAAGAAGTCTCTTGAAATTGAAGTCAAG aacatTTCCGTTCGCTTGGAAGAAGTTGAAGCTAACGCCATTGTCGGTGGCAAGCGTATCATCAGCAAGCTGGAGGCTCGCCTTAAGGATATGGAACTTGAACTGGACGAGGAGAAGAGGAGACACGCCGAGACTATCAAGATTCTGCGCAAGAAGGAACGTCAAGTCAAGGAGATCATGATTCAATGTGAAGAAGACCAGAAGAACATCACTCTTCTTCAAGACTCTCTGGAGAAATGCACCCAGAAGGTCAACATCTACAAGAGACAGTTGACTGAACAG GAGGGTATGTCTCAACAGAGTGTCACAAGGGTCCGACGATTCCAGCGTGAGCTTGAAGCTGCTGAAGACCGCGCCGACACTGCTGAGAGCAACCTCTCTCTCATCCGCGCTAAGCACCGCACCTTTGTTACCACCTCCACCGTACCTGGATCACAAGTTTACTTAGTGCAAGAGTCGCGCGCACTCAGCACAGAGTGA